One segment of Halomonas sp. TD01 DNA contains the following:
- the rpiA gene encoding ribose-5-phosphate isomerase RpiA, which translates to MTQDELKAAVADAAIKEIEPHLEKDTVLGIGTGSTANLFIDRLGPLRDRFKGAVASSEASAKRLQALGIEIFELNNVGDVPFYIDGADEVNANLQMIKGGGAALTREKIVAACAKRFICIADGSKYVAQLGNFPLPVEVIPMARSYVARELVKLGADPVYRQGVVTDNGNQIIDCFDFMIDDPASMEARINAIVGVVTNGLFAQRGADVLLLGTENGVERTALR; encoded by the coding sequence ATGACCCAAGATGAATTGAAAGCGGCCGTAGCGGACGCTGCGATTAAAGAGATTGAGCCTCATCTCGAAAAAGACACCGTGCTAGGTATTGGCACAGGCTCAACAGCGAACCTGTTTATTGACCGTTTAGGCCCGCTAAGAGATCGTTTCAAAGGCGCTGTTGCCAGCTCAGAAGCCAGTGCTAAACGCCTACAGGCGCTAGGTATCGAGATATTCGAGCTCAACAATGTTGGCGATGTACCTTTTTACATCGATGGTGCAGACGAAGTAAACGCTAACTTACAAATGATTAAGGGGGGAGGCGCAGCACTGACCCGGGAAAAAATCGTCGCCGCCTGCGCCAAGCGATTTATTTGCATTGCCGATGGTTCGAAATACGTTGCTCAATTAGGCAACTTCCCACTGCCGGTAGAAGTAATTCCCATGGCGCGCTCCTACGTCGCTCGGGAATTGGTCAAGCTAGGCGCAGACCCTGTCTATCGACAAGGTGTCGTCACCGATAATGGCAACCAGATTATCGACTGCTTTGATTTTATGATCGACGACCCAGCGTCCATGGAGGCACGGATTAATGCCATTGTGGGCGTGGTAACAAACGGGTTATTCGCTCAACGCGGTGCTGATGTGCTGCTGCTGGGTACAGAGAACGGCGTGGAACGAACCGCGTTACGTTAG
- the waaA gene encoding lipid IV(A) 3-deoxy-D-manno-octulosonic acid transferase: MASPVWPRLVYSAALYVLSPLILWRIWREQVLTYSRLQRFGMRLGALPQAPRIWLHCASVGEVRAARPLIEGLLARYPHHSLLLTTMTATGAQQAQALIDEQAAPDQVRLAHCFLPLDFPGAAKRFIARVQPTLAILFETELWPNLLHACHQQAVPVAVVNGRLSPRAFARYQRLRSLMAGALVNVTWLAAKSVQDAERFQALGCRAEVTRVVGSLKFEVPSQEKALKESECLLQAWGVRPVWVAGSTREGEEALLLEAHRQLLKRFPTALLVLVPRHPQRFDEVASLCAQGGWTLSRRSQQQAVTPQMQIYLGDTLGELATLYAAGHVAYVGGSLVPLGGHNVLEPAALGKPVLCGPSLENFSDVAEPLLSSGALSVVDTPDALADALAELLVSPPFAQHIGHAGRKVVEDNRGALARTLDGLSQWLT; encoded by the coding sequence ATGGCGTCGCCAGTTTGGCCGCGTCTGGTCTATTCAGCGGCGCTCTATGTCTTGTCTCCGCTTATTTTATGGCGTATTTGGCGGGAGCAAGTACTTACTTACTCCCGCTTGCAGCGTTTTGGTATGCGCCTGGGTGCGCTTCCTCAAGCGCCACGAATTTGGTTGCACTGCGCCTCGGTGGGGGAAGTGCGCGCTGCGCGTCCGCTGATAGAAGGTTTGCTGGCGCGCTACCCTCATCACAGCCTGCTGCTTACCACCATGACCGCGACTGGAGCTCAGCAAGCTCAGGCGCTAATTGATGAACAAGCTGCACCTGACCAAGTAAGGCTCGCGCACTGCTTTCTACCCTTGGATTTCCCAGGTGCAGCCAAGCGCTTTATTGCCCGCGTGCAGCCCACCCTTGCCATTTTGTTTGAAACCGAGCTATGGCCCAATTTGCTGCACGCTTGCCACCAACAAGCGGTACCTGTTGCGGTTGTGAACGGGCGGCTATCGCCGCGAGCCTTTGCACGTTATCAGCGCCTGCGCTCGTTGATGGCGGGTGCATTAGTTAATGTCACATGGCTGGCTGCTAAATCTGTGCAAGATGCCGAGCGCTTTCAAGCCTTAGGATGTCGTGCAGAAGTAACCCGTGTCGTGGGCTCGTTAAAATTTGAAGTACCTTCTCAGGAAAAGGCTTTAAAAGAGAGTGAATGCTTACTTCAAGCGTGGGGCGTGCGCCCAGTGTGGGTGGCAGGCTCTACCCGTGAAGGAGAGGAAGCACTGCTCTTGGAGGCTCACCGCCAACTATTAAAGCGCTTTCCAACAGCGTTATTGGTACTGGTGCCACGGCACCCTCAGCGTTTTGACGAGGTGGCTAGCCTGTGTGCCCAGGGCGGCTGGACACTCAGCCGTCGCAGCCAGCAGCAGGCCGTCACGCCACAAATGCAGATATACCTGGGTGACACGCTAGGGGAGCTAGCAACGCTTTATGCAGCAGGCCATGTGGCTTATGTCGGTGGTAGTTTGGTGCCGTTGGGCGGCCACAACGTGCTGGAGCCTGCGGCGTTGGGTAAGCCGGTGCTCTGCGGCCCTTCGCTTGAGAACTTTAGCGATGTGGCTGAGCCGCTATTGTCGTCAGGCGCATTAAGCGTGGTGGATACCCCCGACGCCTTGGCCGACGCACTGGCCGAGCTACTGGTAAGTCCACCTTTCGCCCAGCACATTGGGCATGCTGGGCGAAAGGTGGTTGAAGACAACCGAGGAGCGCTAGCGCGCACTCTCGATGGGCTTAGCCAGTGGCTAACGTAA
- the ilvA gene encoding threonine ammonia-lyase, biosynthetic, protein MLEATVKKILQARVYEAACETPISPAPFLSRRFNNQILIKREDLQPVFSFKIRGAYNKMAQLSEEQKAKGVIAASAGNHAQGLAMAAKLMGVKAVIVMPRITPDIKVQAVRARGAKVILKGDAFAAAAEHAQELIKEHGYTYIPPFDDIDVVAGQGTIGVEILRQHSGRLDAIFIPVGGGGLIAGVAAYVKYLRPDIKIIAVEAEDSACLKAALEAGERVVLDQVGVFAEGVAVAQIGEVPFSLVRDLIDDVITVNTDEMCAAVKDIFEDTRAVAETSGALSLAGLKKYVQQTGAEGETLLCINSGANTNFDRLQHIAERTELGEQREAILAVTIAEKPGSFKKFCRTLGKRMVTEFSYRYADNSEAHIFVGVQVKPGGEDRQAVIDKLREGGYQVEDLTDNELAKLHIRHLSGGRPSERFEEELYRFEFPERPGALMNFLTQLPHDWNISLFHYRNHGAAYGRVLVGMQVPSSDQTHVAEYLDAIGYRYWRESDNPAYRLFMA, encoded by the coding sequence ATGCTCGAAGCAACCGTCAAAAAGATTCTCCAAGCCCGCGTTTATGAAGCCGCTTGTGAGACCCCTATTTCCCCCGCTCCCTTTTTGTCGCGTCGTTTCAATAACCAAATTTTGATCAAGCGCGAAGATCTGCAGCCCGTGTTTTCATTCAAGATTCGTGGTGCCTACAACAAAATGGCCCAGCTATCTGAAGAGCAGAAGGCCAAGGGAGTGATCGCAGCATCGGCGGGGAACCACGCTCAGGGGCTGGCCATGGCAGCTAAGCTAATGGGCGTGAAAGCGGTTATTGTGATGCCGCGGATTACGCCCGATATCAAGGTTCAGGCAGTGCGCGCCCGCGGTGCGAAAGTTATTTTAAAAGGTGACGCATTTGCCGCTGCTGCTGAACATGCTCAAGAATTGATTAAAGAGCACGGCTATACCTATATCCCGCCGTTTGACGATATCGATGTAGTCGCAGGTCAGGGCACTATCGGTGTAGAAATTCTTCGTCAGCACAGCGGCCGTTTAGACGCTATTTTTATTCCTGTTGGTGGCGGCGGCTTAATTGCGGGGGTGGCGGCATATGTGAAATATCTGCGCCCAGATATCAAAATCATCGCCGTAGAAGCCGAAGATAGCGCCTGTTTAAAAGCAGCACTGGAAGCTGGGGAGCGTGTTGTACTGGATCAGGTTGGCGTGTTTGCGGAAGGCGTAGCCGTCGCGCAAATCGGCGAGGTGCCCTTTTCATTAGTGCGCGATTTAATCGACGATGTCATCACGGTGAATACCGATGAAATGTGCGCTGCCGTGAAGGATATATTTGAGGATACCCGCGCCGTCGCAGAAACATCAGGCGCGCTTTCGTTGGCCGGCCTGAAGAAATATGTGCAGCAAACCGGCGCTGAAGGCGAGACGCTGCTGTGTATCAACTCTGGCGCGAACACTAATTTTGATCGTTTGCAGCATATTGCAGAGCGCACCGAGCTGGGTGAGCAGCGCGAAGCGATCTTGGCAGTAACCATTGCGGAAAAACCAGGCAGTTTTAAAAAGTTCTGCCGTACACTGGGTAAGCGGATGGTGACCGAGTTCAGCTATCGCTATGCGGATAATAGCGAGGCTCATATCTTTGTTGGTGTTCAAGTTAAACCGGGTGGGGAAGATCGTCAGGCGGTGATTGATAAGCTTCGTGAAGGTGGCTATCAAGTTGAAGATTTAACCGATAATGAGCTGGCGAAGTTGCATATTCGTCATCTTAGCGGTGGTCGGCCTAGTGAACGCTTTGAAGAAGAGCTTTATCGTTTTGAGTTTCCTGAGCGGCCTGGTGCGTTGATGAACTTTTTAACCCAGCTGCCCCATGACTGGAATATTTCACTGTTCCATTATCGAAATCATGGGGCTGCCTATGGTCGTGTGCTAGTCGGTATGCAAGTGCCGAGTAGTGATCAAACACATGTCGCAGAGTACTTAGATGCGATTGGCTACCGTTATTGGCGGGAGAGTGATAATCCAGCGTATCGGCTTTTTATGGCGTAA